The Zalophus californianus isolate mZalCal1 chromosome X, mZalCal1.pri.v2, whole genome shotgun sequence genome window below encodes:
- the LOC118356507 gene encoding putative uncharacterized protein ENSP00000383309, whose product MEQHCTPEPTDILRALHTRSDSTHRTSSHAASRLRALHLRTSPQRHTQCPDSARSTCGRPPSVTRSVPTRHTPPADVPPASHAMSRLRALHLWTSPQRHTQCSNSARSTCGRPPSVTRSVPDIARSTCGRRISVTRSIRAPRAPPADVPATSHAASRTSRAPPADDAPTSHAGSGLRALHLRTSPQRHTQRPNSTRSTCGRPPASHAASRTSRAPPADVPQRHTQRPGHRALHLRTSPQRHTQRPGHRALHLRTFPQRHMQCPGSARSTCGRPPSVTRSIRAPRAPPADDAPVSHAASGLRALHLRTTHQRHTQHPGSARSTCRRPPSVTRSVLTPRAPPADVPQRHTQRPDSTRSTCGRPPSVTRSVLTPRAPPADVPPASHAGSGLRALHLRTSPSVTRSVPDIARSTCGRPPSVTRSVQAPRAPPADVPPASHAASRLHALHLRTSPSVTRSVPDIARSTCGRPPASHAASRTSRAPPADVPPASHAASRTSRAPPADVPPASHAVSRLRALHLRTSPQRHTQRPGSAHSTCGRPPSVTRSVPDIARSTYRHPTSVPCSIWDSTRSTCGRLQASHAAAQLRAFHLPAFCKHHRQHPGPSFHKPEFQHRRQMRSVAITRQRAASDFRMEEDCGHQRAEAANGPGNSFDSVGPTSTTTPQRAALKDQSSQGPQWKTSGVAASSNT is encoded by the exons ATGGAGCAGCACTGCACCCCGGAACCTACAGACATCCTACGAGCGCTGCACACACGTTCCGACTCCACGCACCGCACCT CGTCACACGCAGCGTCCCGACTCCGCGCGCTCCACCTGCGGACGTCCCCCCAGCGTCACACGCAATGTCCCGACTCCGCGCGCTCCACCTGCGGACGTCCCCCCAGCGTCACACGCAGCGTCCCGACTCGGCACACTCCACCTGCGGACGTCCCCCCAGCGTCACACGCAATGTCCCGACTCCGCGCGCTCCACCTGTGGACGTCCCCCCAGCGTCACACGCAATGTTCCAACTCCGCGCGCTCCACCTGCGGCCGTCCCCCCAGCGTCACACGCAGCGTCCCGGACATCGCGCGCTCCACCTGCGGACGACGCATCAGCGTCACACGCAGCATCCGGGCTCCGCGCGCTCCACCTGCGGACGTCCCCGCAACGTCACACGCAGCGTCCCGGACATCGCGCGCTCCACCTGCGGACGACGCACCAACGTCACACGCAGGATCCGGGCTCCGCGCGCTCCACCTGCGGACGTCGCCCCAGCGTCACACGCAGCGTCCCAACTCCACGCGCTCCACCTGCGGACGTCCCCCAGCGTCACACGCAGCGTCCCGGACATCGCGCGCTCCACCTGCGGACGTCCCCCAGCGTCACACGCAGCGTCCCGGACATCGCGCGCTCCACCTGCGGACGTCCCCCCAGCGTCACACGCAGCGTCCCGGACATCGCGCGCTCCACCTGCGGACGTTCCCCCAGCGTCACATGCAGTGTCCAGGCTCCGCGCGCTCCACCTGCGGACGTCCCCCCAGCGTCACACGCAGCATCCGGGCTCCGCGCGCTCCACCTGCGGACGACGCACCAGTGTCACACGCAGCATCCGGACTCCGCGCGCTCCACCTGCGGACGACGCACCAGCGTCACACGCAGCATCCGGGCTCCGCGCGCTCCACCTGCAGACGTCCCCCCAGCGTCACACGCAGCGTCCTGACTCCACGCGCTCCACCTGCGGACGTCCCCCAGCGTCACACGCAGCGTCCTGACTCCACGCGCTCCACCTGCGGACGTCCCCCCAGCGTCACACGCAGCGTCCTGACTCCACGCGCTCCACCTGCAGACGTCCCCCCAGCGTCACACGCAGGATCCGGGCTCCGCGCGCTCCACCTGCGGACGTCCCCCAGCGTCACACGCAGCGTCCCGGACATCGCGCGCTCCACCTGCGGACGTCCCCCCAGCGTCACACGCAGTGTCCAGGCTCCGCGCGCTCCACCTGCGGACGTCCCCCCAGCGTCACACGCAGCGTCCCGACTCCACGCGCTCCACCTGCGGACGTCCCCCAGCGTCACACGCAGCGTCCCGGACATCGCGCGCTCCACCTGCGGACGTCCCCCAGCGTCACACGCAGCGTCCCGGACATCGCGCGCTCCACCTGCGGACGTCCCCCCAGCGTCACACGCAGCGTCCCGGACATCGCGCGCTCCACCTGCGGACGTCCCCCCAGCGTCACATGCAGTGTCCAGGCTCCGCGCGCTCCACCTGCGGACGTCCCCCCAGCGTCACACGCAGCGTCCGGGCTCCGCGCACTCCACCTGCGGACGTCCCCCCAGCGTCACACGCAGCGTCCCGGACATCGCGCGCTCCACCTACAGACATCCCACAAGCGTCCCATGCAGCATCTGGGACTCCACGCGCTCCACCTGCGGACGTCTGCAAGCGTCCCACGCAGCGGCCCAACTCCGTGCTTTCCACCTGCCGGCATTCTGCAAGCATCACCGGCAGCATCCGGGACCTTCCTTCCACAAGCCTGAATTCCAGCACCGCAGGCAAATGCGGAGCGTGGCCATCACCCGTCAAAGGGCTGCCTCTGACTTTCGGATGGAAGAAGACTGTGGCCACCAGAGAGCAGAGGCGGCCAATGGGCCAGGTAACAGCTTCGACTCTGTGGGGCCCACGTCTACTACGACCCCGCAGCGTGCAGCCTTGAAGGACCAAAGCAGCCAGGGTCCCCAGTGGAAGACATCGGGTGTGGCTGCTTCTAGTAACACTTGA